GGCCTCGAACTCGAACCCAACCGGACCATCAAAGTCGATCCCATCACGTGGATGACCAGCGTTCCGGGGCTGTTCGCCGCGGGCGACTGCGTGAAACAGGCGAAAGAGGTCGTCAACGCCGTGTACGAGGGCAAGCGCGCCGCGCAGGCCATCGACGGGTGGATGGCGTTCGACGCCGCCAAGCGCTTCTAGGACGATCCACGTGGAATTCGACGCCTATCACCCCTCGAACGGCGACGGCTGGCGGCTCTATGTCCGCCGCGCGACCAACCCGGCGCGCTTCAATCCCGATCTCCGCCCGCTCGCCATCGTGCCCGGCTACGGCATGAATTCGTACATTTTCGGGTGGCATCCGCGCGGCGAGTCGATGATCGACTATCTCACCGACGCCGGTTTCGAAGTCTGGACGATGAACTTCCGCTGCCAGGACGAGACCGTGAACGAGGGCGGCGGGCGGCGCTACGGCTTTGCCGACATCGTGCTGCGTGACCTGCCCGCGGCGGTCGCGTGCATCATGGAGCACACGCGCTCGCGCCGGGACCGGCTCGACATCATCGGCTGTTCCCTCGGCGGCACGTATCTCTACGCCTATCTCGTCCTGCGGCCGGACAATCCGCTGGGAAACGTCGTGGCGATGGGCGCGCCGCTGCGCTGGGATCACGTGCATCCCATATTTCGGGTGCTCTTCGCCAAACCGAAGATCCTCGGACTCGTCGCCCTTCGCGGAACGCGTAAGCTCGCGCGTTGCGCCCTGCCGATCGCGGCGAAGATTCCGGGGTTTCTGCACATCTACCTGCATCC
This genomic window from Deltaproteobacteria bacterium contains:
- a CDS encoding alpha/beta hydrolase, which encodes MEFDAYHPSNGDGWRLYVRRATNPARFNPDLRPLAIVPGYGMNSYIFGWHPRGESMIDYLTDAGFEVWTMNFRCQDETVNEGGGRRYGFADIVLRDLPAAVACIMEHTRSRRDRLDIIGCSLGGTYLYAYLVLRPDNPLGNVVAMGAPLRWDHVHPIFRVLFAKPKILGLVALRGTRKLARCALPIAAKIPGFLHIYLHPKAVDLSKPEMLVKTVEDPNPQLNEEIARWMLAADLVIDGVNISEGMAAVTNPLYLMLACADGIVPEATAMSAARLAASKVNDVITVGDASYPMAHADMFISDEAHQRVFVPLAEWLLAHQDGARADQTVAVPASSRRGRRA